The Anopheles moucheti chromosome 3, idAnoMoucSN_F20_07, whole genome shotgun sequence genome contains the following window.
gtgtgttgtgtttgccaCCTTATTGTGTTCACATTGCAGGGTGTAAAACATGTTGAATAGTTATGAGTATCTAGCTCGAATtcacgaaaagaaaaacatgagTATTTTTGTCTTAATTCATGCAAggagataaaaaaacaaacaaatatgtaTGTACCATTGGGTAAACGATTGGGTAGAATGGTATACAGACCACTAtagcaaaagtaaaaaaacagTATGGAGttgcatgaaaaaaaaatcttcaattaTCAAAAGCTCAACTCAACTCAACTTTGTTTCGTTACTGTACATTGAAACGTAAACTCAAGGGGCAACTAATACAGGAGCTTgtaacaaacataaaaacaattacTCCGTGTAACGGAATGGGAAAATGCCACCGGTTCTGGCTTATTTCACGAAATCAGGATTTGGTTCAATCTTGTTGGCAAACTGTAAATGATTATCGATGATTTGGAACATTTCTTGTGGCGCAGGAAACCGGCCCGTGTCCAACTTGGACCATACTGGCACATCGTTCAACGTTATCTCGAatgcaccggacgatatgaGCTAAATATGGTTGCGATAGAATGACCATAAAGAACAACGTTCGATTGGTTTGGTTTGACCGGAAGGTTTATCTGTACTTACCTGAGCTTCCAGCGTGTTGCCGAGGAAGAAGATCATCATCGATGCGTACAGTTTGTTGTTGAAGCACCATCGCCACCAACCGGCAAACGGATTTCCAATGAACCGGCCGATATCGTAGTTCGACATCAGTGCCGcgatcagcagcagcttcGTCACTAGCAGGACCTTCGACAGCAGCATATTGAACCCGGAAGGGTCATAGTTACCGCCCCGGATCGTAATTTCC
Protein-coding sequences here:
- the LOC128303303 gene encoding thioredoxin reductase-like selenoprotein T homolog CG3887, whose translation is MLRSFVRSHFTLLTAMLMAGLAVSMVEGEKEIPLTKFSQDVGGYGATMTFLYCYSCGYRKAFDDYYNIIREKYPEITIRGGNYDPSGFNMLLSKVLLVTKLLLIAALMSNYDIGRFIGNPFAGWWRWCFNNKLYASMMIFFLGNTLEAQLISSGAFEITLNDVPVWSKLDTGRFPAPQEMFQIIDNHLQFANKIEPNPDFVK